Proteins encoded within one genomic window of Leptospiraceae bacterium:
- a CDS encoding cupin domain-containing protein, protein MDILSEIINDSRWKGNLLARNSFYKPWGLKFPCEKSAGFHIVTQGKCFVRYKSKSILLTKGDIVFMARGFIHELASHENQKAMDIKKFKEIAEEILENRNPITSFLSVRYEIGNAPMHPFFLELPDVILIRSDEIPTHHPLQTTLVLISQELDRGIGSDILLQKLSDILLYYVIRHWMETHPSETPGWLSALKDDKILLALESLHLHHSKGWTIESLAGRVGISRATLANRFKETLGSSPMEYLARLRIEKGKQLLADDRMSLEEVARAVGYSSAFAFSKAYKRIQGFSPIQHRDIQWKKGS, encoded by the coding sequence ATGGATATACTTTCAGAAATAATTAATGATTCTAGATGGAAAGGAAATTTACTTGCAAGAAATTCATTTTATAAGCCATGGGGATTAAAATTTCCCTGTGAAAAAAGTGCAGGATTTCATATAGTCACTCAGGGAAAGTGCTTTGTCCGATACAAATCTAAATCTATTTTATTGACAAAGGGTGATATCGTATTTATGGCAAGAGGGTTTATACATGAATTAGCCTCACATGAAAATCAAAAGGCAATGGATATAAAGAAGTTTAAGGAGATTGCGGAAGAAATTTTAGAAAATCGAAATCCGATTACAAGTTTTTTATCAGTTCGTTATGAAATCGGAAATGCACCGATGCATCCTTTCTTTTTGGAGTTACCGGATGTTATCCTCATTCGTTCCGATGAAATTCCTACACATCATCCTTTACAAACAACATTAGTTTTAATTTCACAGGAATTGGATAGAGGAATAGGCTCAGATATTTTGCTTCAAAAATTATCAGATATTCTCTTGTATTATGTGATTCGACACTGGATGGAAACACATCCATCTGAAACACCTGGATGGCTTTCTGCCTTAAAAGATGATAAAATTTTACTGGCATTAGAATCACTTCATTTACATCACTCCAAAGGCTGGACTATAGAATCTTTAGCTGGTAGAGTTGGAATTTCTCGCGCAACGCTTGCAAACAGATTTAAAGAAACACTCGGTTCTAGTCCTATGGAATATTTAGCAAGATTAAGAATAGAAAAAGGTAAACAACTATTAGCCGATGACCGTATGTCGTTAGAAGAAGTGGCTCGAGCAGTAGGATACTCATCTGCCTTCGCATTTTCAAAAGCGTATAAACGAATTCAAGGATTTTCCCCAATCCAACATCGTGATATTCAATGGAAGAAGGGTTCCTAG
- a CDS encoding MFS transporter codes for MKPYGKPFYILLFSWMFSAFGFATMLPFLSIFLTEQYALSVAEVGIFFILTAFFRSIFQVYSGEISDLIGRKNIMSYSQILRAILICIAVLCMKLEMHYIYVVSFLGLSYVCASMFQPVAQAALSDHLPLNDFIHGFSRIRVAGNFSWMLGPILAGYLVKISFSSLFLISGLFSLIGAILISRHYIDIVKLDDKRTRSNILTIAEDKLFLVFCLISFFLSITISQMFSSLSVFLSSYKKLDASLIGYIFAINGFTVFLFQIPVSRFLTSKIRPLYGMSIGSFLYMSGYLLAGYANSIYAYAGILFCISLGEVFVMPLSQTSVAKLAPEKMIGRYMGLYAMTAVAGWSAGPYIGGKILEWVDFNFQIAWQIISLFALSAGVGYTLLDTTLRIRGSLREM; via the coding sequence ATGAAACCTTACGGAAAACCTTTTTATATTCTTCTATTTAGTTGGATGTTTTCCGCGTTTGGGTTTGCTACCATGCTTCCTTTTCTATCTATATTTCTCACCGAACAATATGCGTTATCCGTTGCAGAGGTAGGAATCTTTTTTATTTTAACAGCCTTTTTTCGTTCTATATTTCAAGTATACAGTGGAGAAATATCTGATCTAATAGGCAGAAAGAATATAATGTCTTACTCGCAGATACTACGTGCAATTCTGATTTGCATCGCAGTCCTATGCATGAAACTAGAAATGCATTATATCTATGTTGTTTCTTTTTTAGGTCTCAGCTATGTATGCGCTTCGATGTTTCAGCCGGTGGCACAAGCTGCGCTTTCGGATCATTTACCGCTAAATGACTTCATTCATGGATTTAGTCGCATTCGTGTAGCCGGAAATTTTTCCTGGATGCTAGGTCCGATTCTCGCGGGCTATTTGGTTAAAATTTCTTTCTCGTCTTTATTTCTAATTTCCGGACTTTTCAGTCTAATCGGTGCTATCCTCATTTCCAGACACTATATTGATATTGTAAAATTGGACGATAAAAGAACTCGCTCAAATATTTTGACTATAGCAGAAGACAAACTTTTTCTAGTCTTCTGTCTAATTTCATTTTTCCTCAGCATTACCATTTCGCAAATGTTCTCCTCTCTCTCCGTGTTCTTGAGTTCCTATAAAAAATTAGATGCAAGTCTCATAGGCTATATCTTTGCTATCAATGGCTTTACTGTTTTTCTATTTCAAATTCCAGTCTCACGTTTCCTCACAAGTAAAATTAGACCGTTATACGGCATGTCTATCGGCTCCTTTCTTTATATGAGTGGCTATCTACTTGCAGGCTATGCAAATTCAATTTATGCCTATGCTGGAATTCTTTTTTGTATTTCACTCGGCGAAGTATTTGTAATGCCACTCTCGCAAACAAGCGTAGCCAAACTTGCACCTGAGAAGATGATCGGGCGATACATGGGACTTTATGCAATGACGGCTGTGGCAGGTTGGTCAGCAGGTCCTTATATTGGCGGGAAAATTTTAGAATGGGTTGATTTTAATTTTCAAATAGCCTGGCAAATCATTTCTCTCTTTGCCCTCTCAGCGGGTGTCGGCTACACTCTATTAGATACAACACTTCGAATTCGTGGTAGCCTAAGAGAGATGTAA
- a CDS encoding thiolase family protein — translation MKFTTFDNQRIVLASGIRTPIGQAGKSLADIPSAELGYRVTEEIFSRSKVSKLEVDGVVAGEISQSVYTPNVARVISVRAGIPLEATALTVANNCVSGLEAVLDAARRIMLGEGKFYLALGLESMSQGAFIVEGAKSVTKLDTVDKLMKNWGEAQALGVRVIDSIDEGLNDPIRKINMAMTGEVVAQRYGLKKAELDDYAYRSYKKTLDSIKAGNYRQYQMPVKLTDGTLLEDDEFIMSKTGMVENPARFGKAGAIFDSKFMSIKEFYEKYGEWIGKPYVEGETEAAVTLFNACPRSDGAAAMFVTTEKEAARLGLEVQAVITGWGMYGVDPSIMGVGMAWSMNKAIKSAGLDFKDVDNFEIHEAFAATAMGTMREIKKSWGFDLEAVDKEGGRVNPNGGTLALGHPLGATGLRVLLNQIMNFKLNPSAKRSVNCICAGGGVAGSILLERP, via the coding sequence ATGAAATTTACAACATTTGATAACCAAAGAATCGTTCTGGCATCGGGAATTAGAACTCCGATTGGTCAGGCAGGCAAGTCACTTGCAGATATTCCTTCTGCAGAATTAGGCTACAGAGTAACCGAAGAAATCTTTTCCCGTAGTAAAGTATCCAAACTAGAAGTTGATGGAGTCGTGGCAGGTGAAATTAGTCAAAGTGTATATACTCCAAACGTTGCACGTGTAATTTCTGTTCGTGCAGGAATTCCTTTAGAAGCAACTGCTCTTACCGTGGCGAACAATTGCGTTTCTGGCCTGGAGGCAGTCCTAGATGCAGCTAGAAGAATTATGCTAGGGGAAGGAAAATTCTATTTAGCCCTTGGTCTTGAATCTATGTCACAAGGTGCATTCATTGTAGAAGGTGCAAAATCAGTTACTAAACTCGATACAGTTGATAAATTGATGAAAAATTGGGGTGAAGCACAAGCTCTTGGTGTGCGAGTAATTGATTCTATTGATGAAGGATTAAATGATCCAATTCGTAAAATCAATATGGCTATGACAGGCGAGGTTGTTGCACAACGTTACGGTCTCAAAAAAGCAGAATTAGATGATTACGCTTATCGTTCTTACAAAAAAACACTCGATTCTATTAAAGCGGGTAATTATCGTCAATACCAAATGCCTGTTAAACTAACTGACGGAACTCTTCTCGAAGATGACGAATTCATTATGTCCAAAACTGGAATGGTAGAAAATCCAGCTCGTTTTGGTAAAGCAGGAGCAATCTTTGATTCCAAGTTCATGAGCATCAAAGAGTTCTATGAAAAATACGGTGAGTGGATTGGTAAACCATACGTCGAAGGCGAAACCGAAGCAGCGGTTACTCTCTTCAATGCTTGTCCTCGTTCTGATGGAGCAGCAGCTATGTTTGTAACTACAGAAAAAGAAGCAGCTAGACTAGGTCTTGAAGTGCAAGCTGTGATTACCGGTTGGGGAATGTATGGAGTTGATCCTTCTATCATGGGAGTTGGTATGGCTTGGTCTATGAACAAAGCAATCAAATCTGCAGGTTTAGATTTTAAAGACGTAGATAATTTTGAGATTCACGAAGCATTTGCTGCTACTGCAATGGGAACTATGAGAGAAATCAAAAAATCATGGGGCTTTGATTTAGAAGCAGTAGACAAAGAAGGTGGACGTGTAAATCCAAACGGTGGAACTTTAGCTCTAGGTCACCCACTCGGAGCAACCGGACTTCGCGTATTACTCAACCAAATCATGAACTTTAAACTCAACCCGAGCGCAAAACGATCAGTAAACTGTATTTGTGCAGGTGGTGGTGTTGCTGGTTCTATTCTTTTAGAAAGACCTTAA
- the nadD gene encoding nicotinate (nicotinamide) nucleotide adenylyltransferase, whose translation MIGIYGGSFDPPHIGHLGVILHFWNIFPECKKLLLVPNYISPFKKTKGASEQNIIAMLEILIQEKSILNTVVEDVEILKKETSYTIDTIEFIHEKYPNEELYFIIGIDNLKKFPLWKEYKKILESTKLLIFDRDLGNKTELSFELKEFSERIVFVDNPLIEASSSVIRDLPHHKRNAFLTNQILHYIEEEELYGFRKTN comes from the coding sequence ATGATTGGTATCTACGGGGGAAGTTTTGATCCTCCTCATATTGGTCATCTAGGAGTTATTTTGCATTTCTGGAATATATTTCCTGAATGTAAAAAACTCCTTTTAGTTCCGAATTATATATCTCCTTTTAAAAAAACAAAGGGTGCTAGCGAGCAAAATATTATCGCAATGCTAGAAATTTTAATTCAGGAAAAATCTATCTTGAATACTGTCGTGGAAGATGTAGAAATTCTTAAAAAAGAAACAAGTTATACGATTGATACCATTGAGTTTATACATGAGAAATATCCAAATGAGGAATTGTATTTTATCATTGGAATTGATAATCTAAAGAAATTTCCTCTCTGGAAAGAGTATAAAAAAATCTTAGAGTCTACAAAGCTTTTAATCTTTGATAGAGACTTAGGGAATAAAACTGAATTGTCTTTTGAACTAAAAGAGTTTTCCGAAAGAATTGTATTTGTAGACAATCCACTAATAGAGGCGAGTTCATCGGTAATTCGTGATTTGCCACATCATAAGAGAAATGCATTTTTAACCAATCAAATACTACATTACATAGAAGAAGAAGAATTATATGGATTTAGAAAAACAAATTGA
- a CDS encoding TlpA family protein disulfide reductase, with the protein MKKVLLILVLLFSLSCKEEFTAPYLFLELKDLGGKTHKIQDYKGRILILDFWASWCEPCRKAAPVIELLHEKSNPDNFVFLGVNTDHGLTNEEIRNIAEEFGIKYESLLDPDLKLAGELAVEGQPALFVFDRTGKNIYHQYGVNAEDAHDLLKKMSEWEK; encoded by the coding sequence ATGAAGAAAGTTTTACTTATTTTGGTTCTATTATTTTCCCTATCGTGTAAAGAAGAGTTCACTGCGCCTTATCTTTTTCTTGAATTGAAAGATTTAGGTGGCAAGACACATAAGATTCAAGATTATAAAGGAAGAATTCTAATTTTAGACTTCTGGGCAAGTTGGTGCGAGCCATGTCGAAAAGCGGCACCCGTAATCGAACTTTTACATGAAAAGTCAAATCCAGACAACTTTGTATTTCTGGGTGTGAATACAGATCATGGTTTGACGAATGAAGAGATAAGAAATATTGCAGAAGAATTTGGAATCAAATATGAGAGTCTTTTAGATCCGGACTTAAAGTTAGCAGGTGAGTTGGCAGTGGAGGGGCAACCGGCTCTGTTCGTATTTGATAGAACGGGTAAGAATATCTACCACCAATACGGTGTAAATGCAGAGGACGCTCATGACTTATTGAAAAAAATGTCTGAGTGGGAAAAATAG
- a CDS encoding PAS domain S-box protein translates to MSNDFVKSLLIVEDDSVMASAHRKLLEDNGYEVSIAETGERAVEQIQSDTFDLILMDIDLGPGIDGTETARKILNLIEIPIVFLTSHSEKELVEKVRNITRYGYVIKNSGKFVLLSSIEMAFELFNMHKKTKQKEEMFQMIAENTLDLIALHDLDGKYLYLSPSVERILGYKPEELIGVSPYALFHPDDMMRIQKESHEKVKVGDDGLYISYRILAKNGDYVWLETIPKSIWNLEKTKVIQMQTVSRNITHRVIKNNREKELEQKVKESEERYRAMVESSLEAIFVHRDFKFIYANVAGLKLAGANTFEDLKGKNIFDFVHPQYQGQVHDRVGDLYTKKENAPILEERFIRLDKSIIDVEISANPIEFNGSFAVLVIARDITERKNHEKEIRNVEFRFQALIENLDVGVMVQDSNSKILVNNPAAERLLGLSSDQMRGKTSFDKDWNVIHEDGTDFPGETHPVPVCIRTGKPVVDVIMGVYRPNTRDRVWLLVNAKPELDTDNKIKQVICTFQDMTKSRTNERLLQEKEERLRLAFLAGNQGLFDLDLKTGKAKVNSSYAQMLGFDLEDFEESNLNWKNRMHADDRDATYKVYTDYVQGKRKDYNVEFRQRTKDGFWKWILSQGRIAEWDTDGKPTRMLGTHTDITEKKHFEFLQIARNHVLDAMIAKKNLYLILEEIVSEIESIHPEMKASILLLDSEGKLRKGAAPSLPNFYNEAIEGIQSGIGVGSCGTAAATGELVIVADIQTHAYWKNYTQLAEKANLRACWSFPFKDDSGSVLGTFAAYYNLPKLPNRSEFDIIMEFSRMTGLAVQNHKTEIERMKAEEEVKSLLIEKEILLKEVHHRIKNNMASISSLLSLQADYVNDPQVSKSLEEARNRILSMMLIYDKLFKSTDYKNISLQEYLHDLLDQVMLSFPSPAKIKIEKHIENISLNSKSVFSVGIIINELITNAFKYAFPEKKEGTIIVCVKKLEGGNLELTVSDNGVGLSKEFTIQDSKGFGLTLIKMLTQKKGNSFEILPWTGTKFRVVISV, encoded by the coding sequence ATGAGCAATGATTTCGTGAAATCTCTACTTATTGTAGAGGATGATAGTGTAATGGCTTCAGCCCACAGGAAGCTTTTGGAAGACAATGGATATGAAGTCTCAATTGCTGAAACTGGCGAAAGAGCTGTTGAACAAATACAGTCGGACACTTTCGATTTAATTCTAATGGATATTGATTTAGGTCCCGGCATTGATGGAACAGAAACTGCTCGAAAGATTTTAAATCTAATTGAAATTCCTATCGTATTTTTGACATCCCATTCGGAAAAGGAATTAGTCGAGAAGGTAAGAAATATTACCCGCTATGGTTATGTTATTAAGAATTCTGGAAAGTTTGTATTACTTTCTTCCATTGAAATGGCTTTTGAGTTATTCAATATGCATAAGAAAACCAAGCAGAAAGAAGAGATGTTTCAAATGATTGCCGAAAATACCCTCGATCTCATTGCTTTGCATGATTTGGATGGAAAGTATTTATACTTAAGTCCTTCCGTAGAAAGAATTCTTGGTTATAAGCCAGAAGAGCTAATCGGTGTTAGTCCTTATGCGTTGTTTCACCCGGACGATATGATGAGAATTCAAAAAGAATCCCATGAGAAAGTAAAAGTAGGAGATGATGGTCTTTATATTAGCTATAGAATCCTGGCGAAGAATGGCGACTATGTGTGGTTAGAAACCATTCCTAAATCAATCTGGAATTTAGAAAAGACAAAAGTCATTCAAATGCAGACAGTCTCTAGAAATATTACTCATAGGGTAATAAAGAATAACCGTGAAAAAGAATTAGAACAAAAAGTAAAAGAAAGCGAAGAACGTTATCGCGCTATGGTAGAATCTTCGCTCGAAGCTATTTTTGTTCATAGAGATTTCAAATTCATTTACGCAAATGTAGCAGGTCTAAAATTGGCAGGGGCAAATACATTTGAAGACTTGAAGGGGAAAAATATATTCGATTTTGTCCATCCACAGTATCAGGGTCAAGTTCATGATCGGGTTGGAGATCTCTATACGAAAAAAGAGAATGCTCCAATTCTAGAAGAACGATTTATTAGATTGGATAAATCGATCATTGATGTGGAAATCTCTGCAAATCCAATAGAGTTTAATGGGTCTTTTGCAGTCCTCGTCATTGCAAGAGATATTACAGAAAGAAAAAATCACGAGAAAGAAATTAGAAATGTAGAATTTAGATTTCAAGCTTTAATTGAGAATCTAGATGTGGGCGTAATGGTTCAGGATTCAAATTCTAAAATATTAGTGAATAACCCTGCTGCTGAGCGGCTTCTTGGATTATCCTCAGATCAGATGAGAGGGAAGACATCTTTTGATAAAGATTGGAATGTGATTCATGAAGATGGAACAGATTTTCCGGGTGAGACACATCCAGTCCCGGTTTGTATTCGAACAGGAAAGCCTGTTGTAGATGTTATAATGGGTGTTTATAGACCGAATACACGCGATAGAGTATGGTTATTAGTCAACGCAAAACCAGAATTAGACACAGATAATAAAATAAAGCAAGTAATCTGCACATTTCAGGATATGACTAAAAGTCGCACAAATGAGCGATTGCTGCAAGAAAAAGAGGAAAGGCTTAGGCTTGCATTCTTGGCGGGTAATCAGGGATTATTTGATTTAGATTTAAAAACGGGAAAGGCAAAGGTAAATAGCTCTTATGCACAGATGCTCGGATTTGATTTAGAAGATTTCGAGGAATCCAATCTAAACTGGAAAAACAGGATGCACGCAGATGATAGGGATGCAACCTATAAGGTTTATACTGATTATGTGCAAGGCAAGCGAAAAGACTATAATGTTGAATTTAGACAACGAACAAAAGATGGTTTTTGGAAATGGATTTTGTCGCAGGGTAGAATTGCAGAATGGGATACCGACGGTAAGCCTACAAGGATGCTTGGGACTCATACAGATATTACTGAAAAGAAACATTTCGAGTTTTTGCAAATTGCTCGCAATCATGTTCTAGATGCAATGATTGCAAAGAAAAATCTGTATCTAATCCTAGAAGAAATTGTTAGTGAAATTGAATCTATTCATCCGGAAATGAAGGCATCCATTTTACTTTTAGACTCGGAAGGAAAATTAAGAAAAGGAGCGGCTCCGAGTTTGCCTAATTTTTACAATGAAGCTATTGAAGGAATTCAATCCGGTATTGGTGTAGGTTCCTGCGGGACTGCCGCGGCTACTGGTGAACTGGTGATTGTCGCAGATATTCAAACTCATGCTTATTGGAAGAATTATACGCAGCTTGCAGAGAAAGCCAACTTGAGAGCCTGTTGGTCTTTTCCTTTCAAAGATGATTCAGGAAGTGTTCTTGGAACCTTTGCGGCTTACTACAATTTGCCCAAGCTACCCAATCGCTCAGAATTTGATATTATAATGGAATTTTCTCGTATGACTGGGCTTGCAGTTCAGAATCACAAAACGGAAATTGAAAGAATGAAAGCCGAGGAGGAAGTAAAATCTCTTCTCATCGAAAAGGAGATATTATTAAAGGAAGTCCATCACCGAATAAAAAATAATATGGCGTCTATTTCCAGCCTTCTTAGTTTGCAAGCGGATTATGTGAATGATCCACAAGTAAGTAAATCTTTAGAAGAAGCAAGGAATAGAATTTTAAGTATGATGTTAATCTACGATAAATTATTTAAATCAACCGATTATAAGAATATTTCTCTTCAGGAATATCTTCATGACTTACTCGATCAAGTTATGCTTTCCTTTCCAAGCCCCGCAAAAATTAAAATCGAAAAGCATATCGAGAATATTAGTCTGAATTCAAAATCTGTCTTTTCAGTGGGCATCATCATCAATGAGTTAATCACGAACGCTTTCAAGTATGCCTTTCCGGAAAAAAAGGAAGGAACTATCATAGTCTGTGTAAAAAAATTAGAAGGTGGTAATCTAGAATTAACCGTTAGTGACAATGGGGTAGGTTTATCAAAAGAATTCACCATCCAAGATTCGAAAGGATTTGGTCTTACTTTAATAAAGATGCTCACTCAAAAAAAAGGAAACAGCTTTGAGATTCTGCCCTGGACCGGTACGAAATTTAGAGTAGTTATTTCTGTGTGA
- a CDS encoding NAD(P)H-binding protein yields the protein MKVFVYGANGSIGSKVVEGLLEKGHEVYAGSRHPENGRKAANLHWVFADAQKPEEGLSVLEKVEAAFFIAPPGLTNQYAILSPWLTKAKTVKLSKFVLNTAMGVEHAPPEAPFRKLELELENSGLKYNIIRPNWFMQNFQTYWIGGILKDKKIFFPGGDAKVSFINVKDIAATAITLLTTNANDNKAFALTGKEAINHSEVAAKLSNATGLSIAYVDITPEEFKKALLTGGLPEDYADFMNYIAASLKQGNASPIVDSVKQITGKDPISFDDYAKENKQAWLG from the coding sequence ATGAAAGTTTTTGTTTATGGAGCAAATGGAAGTATTGGAAGTAAAGTAGTAGAAGGACTTTTAGAAAAAGGTCATGAAGTTTACGCAGGAAGTAGACACCCAGAAAATGGAAGAAAAGCGGCTAATCTACATTGGGTTTTCGCAGACGCACAAAAACCAGAAGAAGGACTTTCTGTGTTAGAAAAAGTAGAAGCAGCTTTTTTTATTGCACCACCGGGCCTAACAAACCAGTATGCGATACTAAGTCCCTGGCTTACAAAAGCAAAGACAGTTAAGTTAAGTAAATTTGTATTAAACACAGCTATGGGTGTAGAGCACGCTCCTCCTGAAGCACCATTTCGTAAATTAGAATTAGAATTAGAAAATTCAGGTTTAAAATACAATATCATTCGTCCGAATTGGTTTATGCAAAACTTCCAAACCTATTGGATTGGTGGAATTCTAAAAGATAAAAAGATTTTTTTTCCAGGTGGTGATGCAAAGGTCAGCTTTATCAATGTAAAAGACATTGCGGCAACTGCCATTACCCTCTTAACTACGAATGCAAACGACAACAAAGCATTCGCACTAACAGGAAAAGAAGCAATCAATCACTCAGAAGTAGCGGCTAAGCTTTCTAATGCGACAGGATTATCTATTGCTTATGTAGATATTACTCCCGAAGAATTTAAAAAGGCATTACTTACAGGTGGCTTACCGGAAGACTACGCTGACTTTATGAATTACATTGCGGCATCTTTAAAACAGGGAAATGCTTCTCCTATCGTTGATTCGGTAAAACAAATCACAGGTAAAGATCCAATTTCCTTTGACGATTATGCAAAGGAAAACAAACAAGCCTGGTTAGGGTAA
- a CDS encoding protein kinase — protein sequence MSNCPKCNTQLTPNAKFCFSCGNKMPDAISDLDQDLEFLKRTLEPKFTHIEKIGQGGMGSIFLGEQVSLNRKVVIKLLNANLALDTALANNFLKEAQIAANVKHPNIVEMVDYGKAEGRPFFIMEYGEKGSLEKVLSDLNAHHKKMPSLTVCKSMIKILRSLDFAHSKNLLAHRDIKPHNIILRESNDVFISDFGIAIDKTQKKNTIEKGGTLEYMSPEQIQNSKDIDQKSDIYSLGILFFEMLTCSLPFESLDKDKLTEMHLTTSIPDLKSRLTKEDLKKIEKEEMNLDELQVIIRKACEKNKANRYSSCKEMADAIESIVLRIEEQKSESFKKNRKLIAMYAILTGSLAILISYGAARYFITETCENCCVIGDCRDGKGKYIYSPQNPNDPKNIYIGEFKNGKKQGKGEYFMYSVKAKYEGSFIDGEFYGYGTLTNFADEKLEKYSAHYAGYFKNNQPDGQGAYFFSDGSYFAGQFVKGEPDGKHGIFYTRDQSLYKGDIRLINGEMIPEGKGTILLPGARVYIGDFHNGKLDGNGKLIQSDGTVISGHWENGKIIMKKK from the coding sequence ATGAGCAATTGTCCTAAATGTAATACCCAGTTAACTCCTAATGCAAAGTTTTGTTTTTCTTGTGGCAATAAAATGCCTGATGCCATTTCAGACCTAGATCAAGACTTAGAATTTCTAAAACGAACTCTAGAGCCTAAGTTTACCCATATAGAAAAAATTGGACAAGGAGGAATGGGCTCAATCTTCCTTGGCGAACAAGTGTCTTTAAATCGAAAGGTTGTGATTAAACTACTCAATGCAAATCTAGCTCTAGATACTGCACTCGCTAATAACTTTTTGAAGGAAGCACAAATAGCGGCTAACGTCAAGCATCCCAATATTGTAGAAATGGTCGATTATGGAAAAGCAGAAGGCAGACCTTTTTTTATCATGGAATATGGAGAAAAAGGCTCGCTTGAGAAAGTCCTTTCTGACCTAAATGCTCACCATAAAAAAATGCCGAGTCTTACTGTGTGTAAGTCTATGATAAAAATTCTTCGCTCCCTTGATTTTGCTCACTCTAAAAATTTATTAGCTCATAGAGACATTAAACCGCATAATATAATTCTACGTGAATCGAATGATGTATTTATCAGTGACTTCGGAATTGCAATTGATAAGACACAAAAGAAAAACACAATCGAAAAAGGCGGAACTTTAGAGTATATGAGTCCGGAGCAGATACAAAACTCCAAAGACATAGACCAGAAATCTGATATTTATTCACTCGGAATTTTATTTTTTGAAATGCTTACTTGTAGCCTGCCTTTCGAATCCTTAGACAAAGACAAATTGACAGAAATGCATTTAACAACCAGTATACCCGACCTGAAATCAAGATTAACTAAAGAAGATCTCAAAAAAATTGAAAAAGAAGAAATGAATCTTGATGAGTTACAAGTAATTATCCGCAAAGCCTGCGAGAAAAACAAAGCCAATCGTTACTCTTCCTGTAAGGAAATGGCAGATGCAATCGAATCTATCGTTTTGCGAATAGAAGAACAAAAATCAGAGTCCTTTAAAAAGAATAGAAAACTAATTGCAATGTATGCGATTCTAACCGGTAGTCTTGCAATCTTAATCAGCTATGGAGCTGCGCGATATTTTATTACTGAGACCTGCGAGAATTGTTGCGTAATCGGGGATTGTAGAGATGGCAAAGGCAAATATATATATTCCCCACAAAATCCAAATGACCCAAAGAACATCTATATAGGCGAATTCAAGAACGGAAAGAAGCAAGGCAAAGGAGAATACTTTATGTATTCCGTAAAAGCAAAGTATGAAGGAAGTTTTATAGATGGAGAGTTTTACGGATACGGGACATTAACCAACTTCGCGGATGAAAAACTAGAAAAATACAGTGCGCATTATGCAGGCTATTTTAAGAACAATCAACCCGACGGTCAAGGCGCGTATTTTTTTAGTGATGGCTCCTATTTTGCCGGTCAATTTGTAAAGGGAGAACCCGATGGCAAACATGGAATCTTCTACACCAGAGACCAATCCCTTTACAAAGGAGATATCCGCTTAATCAACGGAGAAATGATCCCGGAAGGAAAAGGCACCATCCTTCTTCCCGGTGCAAGGGTATATATCGGAGATTTCCACAACGGTAAACTTGACGGAAACGGTAAACTCATCCAAAGCGATGGCACTGTCATCAGCGGGCACTGGGAGAATGGTAAGATTATTATGAAGAAGAAGTAA
- the yqeK gene encoding bis(5'-nucleosyl)-tetraphosphatase (symmetrical) YqeK, whose amino-acid sequence MDLEKQIEYFVKLVPEEVTHSRFYHSIRVAQLAERFSSLHGFYSPRKAFLAGILHDITKQRTKDFHIEIFHRHGFDFTILPEPAYHPFSAEYYLRDKYQFADEEILSAVKNHTLGGENLALLDQILFVSDFLGSDFAMRQTHYANWLSETEKKLAFGIVLKSKKVMEELLEKSHPIHPTTLATYNYYVKEL is encoded by the coding sequence ATGGATTTAGAAAAACAAATTGAATACTTTGTCAAATTAGTGCCAGAGGAAGTAACGCATTCTCGGTTCTATCACTCGATTCGGGTAGCACAATTAGCGGAACGGTTTTCTTCGTTGCATGGATTTTATTCGCCACGTAAAGCCTTTCTTGCTGGAATCTTGCATGATATCACCAAACAAAGGACAAAGGATTTTCATATAGAAATATTTCATCGTCATGGATTTGATTTTACTATTTTGCCAGAGCCCGCCTACCATCCGTTTTCCGCTGAGTATTATTTGCGCGATAAATACCAATTTGCCGATGAAGAAATTCTTTCGGCAGTGAAAAATCATACGCTGGGAGGAGAGAATTTAGCTCTACTCGATCAAATACTTTTTGTATCTGATTTTTTGGGGTCTGATTTTGCTATGAGGCAGACTCACTATGCAAATTGGCTTAGTGAGACTGAAAAGAAATTAGCGTTTGGGATTGTATTAAAATCGAAAAAAGTAATGGAAGAGTTATTAGAAAAGAGTCATCCTATACACCCGACGACTCTTGCGACATACAATTATTATGTGAAAGAATTATAG